The Dasypus novemcinctus isolate mDasNov1 chromosome 22, mDasNov1.1.hap2, whole genome shotgun sequence genomic sequence TCCCTTTACTCTCCACAtctccttttatatcagacccagtaagagggtggagactcaacatgaatcacgCCCCCTGAtgtaatccagtcaaatgggtctcacacccataggaatgggcTCATTTAAAACctagtatttctctttttgggattcataaaatgatttcaaactgccacagtgggcATACCTATCTTCTGCCTAATCATAGGGGAAACTTTTCTATCTCTTGACATTGAATGTGATGCTgcctgtgagtttttcatattgtGCCCTTAAGCatattgaagaagtttccttctattgctaATTCTGTGTACTTTCATTAAGAACAGATTTTGCTCAAGTGATTTCTCTTctgcctaccttatgggaggaccggggttcaatctctgggcctcctggggaaacaaaaaagcatgcctgtgcagtgagctagtgcccacacaagtgcctgtgtgagtgcctgcacagcgagccagtgcccgtgcaagtgagtcacacagtaagatgatgacacaacaaaggagagatgaaggggagagtcaaggcaaggtgcaacagagaccaggaactgagatgacacaagtgacagggaacctctctccacatcagaggtccacaggatcgaatcccagtgaatcctggagaagaaaaatgggaagagaagacaaaaagagaaagatacagaagatcacacagagaatggacacaaacagcaaaaaccaGCAGcaagtgggaaggggaggggaagggagaacaggaggggaggggggcaggtgagggagggggaggaaaaaacaacaaaaaagaggggatgctggattttttttcaattgctttttctgcattatttGTGATGATcattgttctattaatgtgacaAAATACTTTCATCAATTGATCcttattttgaaccacccttgtatggCAAGTGGCATTAGATGGTAATTCAGAATTCTAGTGGGGACAATTAACAACAGAAATTATATACAGGTAGATAGATGTACAtaccacacacaaacacacttccTGTCCATCCAAAAGGCTTCTCAAAAATTACTTCTAATTCAGTATTGACAACAAtgacttctctctttttgttgatcaaacacaggggttcttaacccttttttcccacagacccctttgccagtcaggggaaaaccatggaccccttactaagtccacactatcctgtgtgttatttaataaatataccacacctgcaccaacacatccccacaagaataatgtttttttttttttacaagctcatggaccccctttTAAGAACCCCTTATCTACAAGATCCTTTACAGTATAATTTTAGGAATAAtgattttccaatccatgagcaaggtcTATCCCTCATATTTTCAGGTCTGCTTTTATTTCCCTTTGCAATGTGTTGCAATTGTCAGTCTAAAGGATTTTCAtccttttcattaaatttatttccaaatacacttttccaattttaaataaagatttttaaatattagaataatttttagTTTACAAAAAAGTTGATAAGATAGTACAGGCAGCTGCAGTTATCCTTCACCTAGTTTCCACTGTAGTTAGTACTTACACAAGCATTGTAATTTGTTACCACTAAGAAATAATGATTAGTTTATTATAATTGCTGAAACTACAGGCTTTATTtgtatttcaccagtttttccacaaATGGCATttactttttctgttccaggatccaatgCAAGATACCACATGGTGTTAGATAAGGATTTTACAATATTTGTAAGtgttgataaatatttataagtggaagatatttaaaatttcattttatggtTGTCATCATTATTGTTAGTAATAgcattaatatttatgtaataacCTTCCATCCTGTGGCCttgatgaattcatttctttattctgatAATTTGTGGAGATTTTTTAATGGTTTTCTCTCATATACAATCATGCTGGTTGCAAATAAtggcagttttacttcttcctttactctcTATAGGTCTTGCATTTCATTTCTTGCCTTCTTGCATTGCTTAGTATACCAGAttgctatggttatgaattccaaaattagatattgtattatgtttgtaatctgatctggacCTGGGCTTGATTGAGTAAtgattaggatgttgagtccctacccttggtaggtggggacttacaaataaaaggcacagcaaagaACAGGGCTAAAGAtgtctgatgttggagtttgatcctgaagacttaagctggagccctgtcaagtaagctcacagaggaaagagaagcaagacccaggaagagaggaaccttgaactccGAGAAAAGcaggccccaggaagggaggaacccaggaagcctgaaccatcacagatgtcagcagccatcttgctccaaatagacttcagtgagggaagtaacctatgctttatggcctggtatctgtaagcttctaccccaaataaataaccttttataaacaccaaccaatttctggtattttgcatcagcacctctttgggtgGCTAATACCCTTAGGATGTCcagaatgaagttaaaaaaatggTGTGAGTGGACTTCTCTAACTGGTTGatcttaggaagaaagcatttagCCTGTcatcactgagtatgatgttagcataGACTTTCACTGATGCCTGGATCCACATAGAGGAAActgctttctattcctagtttgctcaGAGGGTTTGTCTTGAAAAGGAATTGCATTTTGGCGagtgcttttcctgcatctgcaGTATTGGTGACATGGTGTTTGTgctttattctatttaatttggAGAACAGAGATGAGTTGCAGATATTAAACCACCTTTGCATTCCCAGCTAGTCCAATTTCGCATGATCTACAATACTCTTTATGTGTTTTTGCATTTGGTTTGCTCCCTCATGTTTTGTTTGGAATTTTATGCCCAGGATCATGAGGGACAGTGTTCTGTACTTCGCtttccttgtgatgtctttgcCTGGTTTGAATGAGGGCAACACTGGACTGGAACAGGAATTGGTAATTGTTCCTCCTTTAATATGCAAGAGGGTTTGCATAGAAATGATACTATTTCTTCATTATGTGTTTGATACAATTCAGGAATGAGACCTTCTGGGCCTGGAGTTTATTCTATGGGAAGGTTTTCAAATACTAATTCAGTTTCTACAACTGATACAGGTATAagcaaaattttctctttcttcttttgtaatttgtgtttttcaaggaaactgttcatttcatctaggttgagAAGTCTATTGACATGTTCCCTTGTCCTTATACTTTCTAAAGACACTGTATAGATaacctttctttcattcccgatattggtagtttgtgtcttttttaACTTGATCAGTCTAAACAcaggtttaaaaaaatgtactggTATTTCCCCATCAAACAAGTTTTGTGAatcattctttttctctatgttctattttccttatttttggtcttaaatttattatttccctCCTGCTGTTTGCTTTGGACAACTGTAGAACTTACCTCTTTTGTAATCCTCATCTTAGCCAATAAATCCTCATCCTATCTGTTCTCCAGTGTctgaaaaatattgttttttctatttatttgaatTTGAAGTTGTGTATGGCAGGTTGCTCTTTCTACATCATAATCCCAAGCACAATTCCCAACTGAGTATCTAATtcaatttatgatattttttaacttctgagaagtataTCTGGTTCTTTCAAAAATCAGCTAGGTCATTTTTAGTTTCCCATGTTCTGCAGGAATAGTCAAGGTAAGCGTTTTCTCTTTACACTAAATAATTTGGGTTATGTTATACTCTACATCTCATAATTCCAACATCGAAgttttctgagcctctgtttttGATCTATTCTTTCTCATTATTGAtcatgttgatttttttctatttcatttatctatttcttgcTCTGAGCTCCAAATCTTCTTTTTGAAATCATGTAAAATCTTTGACACAGAGGTCAAACATGGAATTCTCTGGAGGCTCTTGTTGCCTTCTTCCAATTTTCAGATCACCACCAATCCAGGATATTGCAGGCTAAATCCATAGCTTGAAGTTACTTTGTTCCACAGGTGAGGCACATCTGGACAACAAACCACAGGGGGTCTGGCTGGTGGTTATAATTCCTTAAAAACTGTTGCTTCCCCCTTCCCACCACTCAGCCCCCACCCTTGGCTAAAAGGCACATTTCCTCAGAACACTCTTCTTTGGGGGAGAAGACAGATTCCTTACTCCGAGGCTATGAACCTTTGGGTTCCTAGATTTCCAGGGTGGTGGACTGACTGACTCTTTCACTCCCCACAAGAACAAGGTTTGGAATCAGCTCCTGTCTACTTCAGCATGTGAGCCCAGGAAATTAATGATACAATTTTCAGATTTGACTCATGATCACAGGATGAATGCAATTTCTCTTTAGATGTCTCTCCATGTGGATATTTTAGGCTGAATGATTACTCTTTTTCTATAATGCTAATTAGATGCTCTTGTATTTTACCTATTATTTTTAGTTCTCTGCAGTGGAAGAGAAAGCCTTATAAGTGTACCTACGttataactcaaaatggaatccCTTAACTACCCATTGACTCCTTCCTGGCACTGGACACCAGGGCAGGTGCGGGAACACGGTCCATCTCCACCAGCGCTCCTCAGTGTGGTCAGGGGCCAGCACTGCTCTGTGGACCATTTACCAGCCACAGTGAGATCCAGATGGAGACTGAGCCTGAGAGCAACAAGGGAGCCTATACCTTATCGTGTCCCAGAGTGGAGACACGCAAGCAATGGAGGAGCGTTTACATCGTGTCCTTGGGTCTGCTGAAAAGGTTGCTGACCAGCTGGTCATGACCAACCTGGAGTAGGGCAGTGTCTAAACCTGGGGGGTGTATTAGACTCTTATGGGGCCACGTAAAAACTAAAGGTTTGGTCCCTCTCCACAGAAACGTTCACgtacaaagaaatataaaatgtatatgaaatCCCAGTGTACACGTGATCCTTGAATTCTTAGAGATCTGGGTATTTTTAATCCTACTATGAGAAGAAGACAGGGAGAGATCTTTTCAGAAATCACTTATCCATCCAGCAATGCCCCTTATTATTTGTGAAGATAATCTGACATAGAAAAAAAGGTGAAATCATAACAGACTATAAGAGAATGAGTGGAAAGATGTTGTTTATTAGTCACCCACTTGTCCAACCAAACCCGAGTGCCCACAATGCACCACATTAACTTCCATTAAGAAATAGAGTCACATAGCAACAATTCAGAGCTTTAATTTATGGAGAATTTTGAACCACTTTATAAATCCCCACCTGGCTATACCCCATCGTAGAGAAAGCACATTCATTTCCCAACACACCCTCATAACTGATGATagatttcctccttttctttccagAAAGGACTTTTTTACATGGTTTAGGCTCCACGTGGGGCACTACGCTCATCACTGGAGAACAAGCTTCACTTGAGCCAGGACGGCCTGAGGGGCTCATGATGAAGCTCTCGGGCTTCTCCCCAGACCCCTGTCTCAGGACATGGGGCGAGAGCCCAGAAGGCAcatcccaccaccccagggagctGGAGCACAGACACGGGGCCTCCCTGGTCTGGTTCTTGCTGTAAAGATGGACCTGAAACTCAGCAGCTCAGCACCCCCTTGTTATGGACACAGAACCTCGTGCTCCCCCAGACCTTCTGGATCCTTGTGGGGTGTCAGGAGGTTCCTGTGCAGAGAAGTTGCGGGTCCCTGGTCCACGTGTCTTCCAGATGTGGTGCCAGAGCTGTGCAGTCACTCGAGTGTGGTCCTTGGATCACTGAGCTCCACTCCGGCCTCCTGCCCTCCCAGAACCACAGGCCACCCCTGCCTATCGTGTCGCACTGCCCAGTTCCCTGCCTGGGAAGACCTTCCAGGACATCCTCAGGGACACGCCCCTCATGACCTTCAAGCTGTCCTCAAAGGTCAAAACCTCAGTGAGGCCCGCACTGACCCCCAAATTCACACAGCACCTTCCCTGCACCGAGGATGGAGATTTCAGCTGTTTTTAGTTCACAAATGTTCCCAGAAGCTAAAAGGGGCGTCCTGCTCAGTCCTCCACCAGCACCAGGTGCAGGAGTGGTCAGTGAGGACCCCCAGGGCCTTTCCTAACACAGCTGTGGTCTCCCAGCAGCGACGGCACAACCTCCACTCAGGTGACCCTGAGGCCACCAGGACTGTCCTCAGAAGTGctgctctcccccctcccctccacccccatgaCTACAGCACAATTTCAACTCCCCCAGGACAAGGGCAATCCAGGCTAAGACCCCACTGCCCACCTGTGGGTCTACACTAGGGTCTGCTCTACACATCCATGGGCTTgggctgcagccagcattggggtCAGGGGAGCTGGGTAAGGGCAGAGAGGAGGGCAGGCGGCAGAGAAGGACCAAACCTCTAGGAGGTAAATAAAGTCAAAACATCACTCCTCCTCAGTGTGAAGCCCACGAGGACAGAGCACCAACTGGACACAGCCCTGTCCACCTTGGTTCCCCAGTTAACATTTAGCACAGTATACAAAAAATTCTGGAAGGTtctcaattctttttatttcctcttttttaagaATCTTCCTTTCCCTCAATTGAATCCTTGATCCCACCTAATAGCAAGAATTTGTAAAAGCAAAATCATCCCAGGTTCTCATTCTCaagggaagcaggaaggggcaGCTCAGGGCACCATGAAGTAAGACAGGGCTGTGGACGCTCCACACCCAGCTCTCCTGAGCAGGACGGTCGGTCGGGGCAGGGAACACAGGTCAGTGTGGGAGACGTGGGGGCAGGGGTGAGCTACCTCCCCATCCTCCAGGATACAACAGGAAAGCAGACACACAGATGCCAGCTGAGGAAGGAAAGtcttcacacccaaaggaaggGGGTCTTGAGGTCACACGAGGGGCGTGAACAGCTCTGGAATGTCTCCGTCCCCCACGAGGCAGCTTTGTCACGCTACAGAAGAAAACAATCAAGAGCACGTTCAGGTCGTCTCTGTAAATGCTGACGTCGTGACCAGCCCTCCACAGTCCTCACGTCCACATCCAAGGAATCCCCAGGACCCAGGTGTGTCCTCTCGGCCCATCCCCTCTCCCCTTTCAGGCCCCCAGGGTCTCACCTTTAGAAGCCTCGAGAGACACATCAGAGCCCTGGGCACTGTCGCTGGCTGGAGAGGAACAAACACAGGGTCTGGTCAGAGCCACAGGGAGATGTGAGTCAAGGAGTGACGGGGTGGGCTGCCCCGTGGGCTCCGTCTACACTCCCCAAAGCCTCAGGTCAGCCTTGACCCTCCACACCGCCTCCCCCTACGTCCCCCACTTACAAGCAGCCTGAGCGTAGCTCCCTCCTTTTCCACCTGTGGAAAAACAACTAGTGAGAGCAGGACATGAGGTCCTGAGAACTAGTCCTGGACCCAGGGAAGATACCAGAAACATGACTGCAGACCCGGGGCAGGATCAGGAAACACgaggtgggggatgtgtgggCTGGACCTTCTGCCCTCCTGGAGGTCTGTCCTCAGCAGCCCCTTCCCTCTGACTGCTGGGAACAGGGGCCTCCACGTCATCACTGGGGACATTGTCCTACTTCTCTCACAGGTTTATAAAGTAAGTGTAGTGACAGGCCCAGACTGGATGGGCAGGTGTGTGAGGAGAGGCTTCACGgtaccaggaaggggcagggcacATGGCTACCCGGGCTGGAAACCCCCCTGGACAAGAAACCTCAGACCCGCCCCTGCCCTACCTGAGCTCTTCCTCCTCCAGATCAGAACTCCAGCCACCACGGACACTCCAAGGATGACCAGGGCAGCCACGATTCCCACGATGAGGATGGGGGGCTGGGAAGGCGGCTCTGAGAAGGGGAGAAGGTCAGGGGCCTGACCCCAGGCTCAGCCCTGACCCTCTGGAGGAGCTCAGAAGGGCTCCTGCTTCCCTAGAAGAGGCCCCCACCTCGTCCCACTTACCCCATCTCAGGGTGAGGGGCTCGGGCAGCCCCTCGTGCTGCACCTGGCACGtgtatctctcttcctccccagaagGCACCACCACAGCCGCCCACTTCTGGAAGGTTCCGTCCCCCGCAGGCCTGGTCTCCACAAACTCCATGTCCTGGGTCTGGTCCTCCCCGTCCCGCTGCCAGGTCAGCGTGATCTCCGCCGGGTagaagcccagggcccagcacctcaGGGTGACCCCACGGTCAGGGGTGGGGTGGCGGGTCACGTGTGAACTTGGGGGGTCTGCGGGAAGGTCAGAAACTGCAGgaactttccatttctctcctggCCATTCTAGTAATGCTCGTGTGACCACCAGGAATGGACAGGACATTTGGGGTTGGGGCGCCCCGCCCCCCTGTACCTGTGCGCAGCAGCGTCTCCTTCCCGCTCTCCAGGTATCTCTGCAGGTACTCCACGCACCTGCCCTCCAGGTAGGCTCTGTGGTGCTCTGCCTCACCGGCATCCTCCCACTTGCGCCGGCTGATCTGCGCCGCCGTGTCCGCCGCCGTCCAGGAGCGCAGGTCCTCGTTGAGGGCGAGGTAGTCGGCGCCGTCGTAGGCGTGTTGATAGTACCCGCGGAGGAGGCGCCCGTCGGGGCCCACGTCGCAGCCAGACATCACCTGGAGGGTGTGagaccctggccccgcccccgaggtCAGCCCCGCCCACAGGCCCCGCCTACGACCCTCACCGCTGGCCCCGCCCCACGTTAGCCCCGCCCACCCTCACCCCGCGGCTCCCCCCCCAGACCCCGCTCCCGGGCTAGttctgccccccccccgccccgcccccggcgctGATTGGTCTAAACTGAAAACGAAACCGAGGAAAAGCCCCTCCCGGGTGGGGTCCGGGTCCCGCGGCCTCGGGGTGCAGTGGGGACCGAGCCTCGGGCGACCCCGGCCCGTCCTGGGGGTCCCGGCCGTGCGCGGACCCCTGGCCCGTGGCTCACCCGCCGCGCTCTGGTTGTAGTAGCCGCGCAGGTTGCGCAGGTCCACACGGTAAGTCTGCGCGTTGCCCTTGCAGATGCGCGTCTCCCGCTCCCAGTACTCGGGCCCCTCTCGCTGAATCCACGGCGCCCGCGGCTCCATCCTCGGACTCGCCGCGTCGCTGTCGAACCGCACGAACTGCGTGTCGTCCACGTAGCCCACGGCGATGTAGTGGGGGTCCCCGCGCTCGGGCCGGGACACGCCGGTCTCGAAATACCTGAGGGAGTGGGGGCCTGGGGGGTGGCAGAAAAGGGGCGGGGGTTGGCGTGGAGATCGTGGGGGTCAGCGAGGGGGACGCGGCTTCGGGGGTCCTACCCCCCaggtccccccaccccctccgggcagccccccacccccgcactcACCCGCCCGGGTCGGGGTCAGGGCCAGGGCCCCCgagagcagcaggaggagggTCCCCGGCGCCATGGCTGGACCCCGGGTCTGGAGGAAGCTGAgtccgggcggggcggggcgggctttATATCTGGGTCGCGGGGCCGCGATTGGCTTCCCCAGAACCGGGCCCGCAATGGGAGGCCGCCCGGGCCCGCGTCACGAGTGTCGGGGCAGAAGGGCCTGACTCGGGTTGGGAGAAGAAGTGAAACTGCGGGGACCGGGGACTCCCCGCTCGGCCTCCCCCCATCACGCCAGCCTCGGGGGACCCTGAGAGCGAGACCGGGTCCTGGACTGcccgacccctcccctgccccgagCACTGTCACCCTGTCGTGAGGCCTGGTCCTGACTTCACAGCTTATAGATCAGTGAGGACCCCGAGGGGATGTGGGAGACCCCTACTGGTGCCAGCCATGctagaaattaaaatggaattaaaatacTAATTCCCGTAGATGAGTATTTATACCAAAACTCACGACACGTTGATAACTAATTCGAAAAGAAAACAACGTAATAAAAGAGTGGATCAATTTACAATTTGGCAAATCTTTCTCAGCAGTCTCAATAGAGCACCCCTGGACTTTCATATTACATTCAATCTGTTATTTGAGTTTGAACAAAAATTCAGCCTCAGATATAAATgtaggaaaagagaggaaagtttttaatagccttttcaggTGAGCATTGACATTCACCTTTGATACTACACTAAAAGCACAAGACTGTACTTTCTAAAGTTGACTTGCAGTCTGAAATCATATTGTTGAATATTTCATCTTGTGACATGGAAATCCTCAGATCTGTCTTTGCACATTAAATGGATTTTGTACTAATgcatgaaaattttaaagtagcACATTTGCCCACTGGGTTAAGTACATCTTTCAGTGTTCACACATTTCTGTATATATTGCCAAAAGTCACCCTTCTAAAATGAACACAGATCCCACCAGAAAATGTGTGTGTATTGGAAAGCTGTCAAGCTTAGGGTGAGGGATACCAGTTTTCCAAAGTTCTCATTTTCTCCTGCGAGCTTACATTTTATCATTGGCTCAAGCCACAGGGATAAAATATTTCAGATCACATTTCTGATAGAGGATTTCTgcccagaatacataaagagctcttaaaactcaacagtcctcccctatggtaggcaggagctcaattgcttgagccatatctgcttcctctaAGAAGTTCTTTAAATTATTCTCAGCACCCTTCTCAAGTGCACCATGGTGTTCCCATAGGGACTCTCACAGCAACTGCTGTAGGTGAAAAGGGCTGTAATTCAGCCAAGACACTGAAGCAATTTCATCTTTGCCACCCCCTCTCTGAGTTGAGCATAATCCCCACCCCTTAGTGTGGATGCACAGAAGACGTCCTTCCAAGGAGGACAATGGAAGGGGACGTGAACAGTAACTTCAGCCTGAACAATCCCAGAGAACGCTGCCTTGGCCAGGACACCCAGCTCACATCACCAGAGGTGAATCAGGGTCACACCACGTCCTCTTCTTATGCTGTTGAGATGTGGCATCTCTGCAGCCCCTTCCCTAAAATCCCACAGCCTCAGCCtaaccatgagaaaaacatcaacCAAACTCAAATAGAGAGGCAGTCTACACATCCTGACCAAGAtgcctcaaaactgtcaaggacacaaaaaacaaggaaagtctgggAAACTGTCTCAGCCAGAGTTGCTGAGGGAGACCCCATGGAACTAAATGTGATGCGGTGCCTTGGATGGGATCCTGGACAGGGAGAGGACCAGGGGTGAAGCTAATGGAATCCACATGGACTTCAGGTTAGTTACTAACAGCGCATCAACATCGCTTCATGAGAGGAGCAAAGGGCCAGGAATTAAGATGTTAACAATGTGGGAAACGGAGTTGCCTCTGAGCTCTCTCAACACCTTCTCCATTTTTCAGTAGATTTAAAAGTATTCTAAGATTAAAAGtttattagaaaaaacaacaCCGTCCCACTGAAAAAGAACAGAATAGATGAAAAGTGTCTTCTCTCCGGTGCCCCCAGGGGCTGCTCCAAGCGGGCTGGGCGGGGGCTCTGGAAGAGATGGAAACCTCGAGGAGCACAAGGGCTGCTGAGCTCCTCCTCGCCCCCTCCCTGCATCCCCCGGAGTCTGACTCCAGTGGATTCCAGGGATGCTCAGAAGGCAGCGTCACCCCCTTTCCCATCAGTGCTGAGCCCCCAGgtcccccagctctgcccccctCCACCCCGACCCTCCTCACGTCAGAATCCTAGAGAGCGCGGCGGCGCCCCCGCGTGGCCACCGGGCAGAGGACAGAGACCCGCGCTGCCCTTTGCCCTCAGGGGAGCCCTCCCCGGGGTCTCCCTGCGCCCCCAGCATCTGGGCAAGTAACTGCACATCAGGGGGCGCCCGCGATCCAGGGCAGTGTCTGTGCGACCACGCTGACGTAGGCGTTTCCTCCCTGGGGGTGACCGTGGACTCTGGCCTCAGGGCAGAGCACGATCTCCAGACCATTCCCTCTGGTTCCCGGGTCCAAGGTGGACCACAAGCTAGGGTCCCCAGCACCAGTTCCCCGTCTCCTAGGAGAGGTCCTTGGACGCCCACGGCCCTGACGCTTGTTCCTGCTGCTGCTTCCAGGCATGAGGGCGCCTCCTCCAGGAATCCATCCGTGATTCCCCAACTCGAGGatctggggagagggagggtgaggCCCCCTGGCATTGGCCTAGGAACAAGGGGGGCTCCTGacaggagaagagagggaggaaatagGGACGACTGGGGGTGGAGGCCAAAACAGTGGCTGGGAAGGAGCCAGAGGGGAGGGGCAGCCTCGTGGACACAGTGAGGGGAGGGACGGGGTCTTCTCAGTGAGAGGCGGAGGGGGCTTCTGGCCAGGGCGGGGTGGAGGTCTCTATTCTCACCTGGATGGTAATTACGCAGGTGTTGGCCTGTACTTGGTTATAAGTGTTAAGTGTTGAGCATTTTTCTGTTTTGCAGGAATGGTATAATCCAAACACACCCAGGAATAGAAGGAGAAGTCAGGGTGAGGGACGGGAAGTGGTTGAGGGGTGCCCTCACCAGAGCCTTCCTAAGACTGGGTGGGGAATCAAGGACCCGAAGGAGGCGCGAGCGCGGCTGTGTGGCTCCTGGAGGCCGTGGCTCCTGGAGGCCGCGGCCCCTGGTTCCAGGACCCCCAGGGTCTCCCCTCTCACCGCTttccccccagccctgggcagccTGTGGTCAGAGCCCTTGGCCACCTGCAGGCGCTTCTTCAGCTCCTGATCAGCTGAGCTGGTGCTA encodes the following:
- the LOC101423766 gene encoding saoe class I histocompatibility antigen, A alpha chain-like, producing MAPGTLLLLLSGALALTPTRAGPHSLRYFETGVSRPERGDPHYIAVGYVDDTQFVRFDSDAASPRMEPRAPWIQREGPEYWERETRICKGNAQTYRVDLRNLRGYYNQSAAGSHTLQVMSGCDVGPDGRLLRGYYQHAYDGADYLALNEDLRSWTAADTAAQISRRKWEDAGEAEHHRAYLEGRCVEYLQRYLESGKETLLRTDPPSSHVTRHPTPDRGVTLRCWALGFYPAEITLTWQRDGEDQTQDMEFVETRPAGDGTFQKWAAVVVPSGEEERYTCQVQHEGLPEPLTLRWEPPSQPPILIVGIVAALVILGVSVVAGVLIWRRKSSGGKGGSYAQAASSDSAQGSDVSLEASKA